A portion of the Novosphingobium sp. KA1 genome contains these proteins:
- the ruvA gene encoding Holliday junction branch migration protein RuvA has protein sequence MIAKLTGLLDDTGPDWAIIDVNGVGYLVHCSARTLDHLGIRGDKVVVHTEMQVSETDQRLIGFTSGAERNWFRLLTAVQGVGSKVALAILSALTTEELQRACAGGDSAMVARANGVGPKLASRIVNELKDKAGGMPTVPGAPGLAAVAAPAGDASADAVSALQNLGFKPAVASMAVGKAVEELGEDAGLNDLVRVALKRAAG, from the coding sequence ATGATCGCAAAGCTGACTGGCCTGCTCGACGATACCGGCCCCGACTGGGCGATCATCGACGTCAATGGCGTGGGTTATCTTGTCCATTGTTCGGCGCGTACGCTCGACCATCTCGGCATCCGGGGCGACAAGGTCGTCGTCCATACCGAGATGCAGGTCTCCGAGACCGACCAGCGCCTGATCGGCTTCACCAGCGGGGCGGAGCGCAACTGGTTCCGCCTGCTGACGGCGGTGCAGGGGGTAGGCTCCAAGGTCGCGCTCGCCATCCTTTCTGCATTGACCACCGAGGAACTGCAGCGCGCCTGTGCCGGGGGCGACAGCGCCATGGTCGCGCGCGCCAACGGTGTCGGGCCGAAACTGGCCAGCCGCATCGTCAACGAACTCAAGGACAAGGCGGGCGGCATGCCCACCGTGCCCGGCGCGCCCGGCCTTGCGGCAGTGGCGGCGCCTGCGGGCGATGCCAGCGCGGATGCGGTCTCGGCGTTGCAGAACCTCGGCTTCAAGCCGGCGGTCGCCTCGATGGCGGTCGGCAAGGCGGTGGAGGAACTCGGCGAGGATGCGGGCCTGAACGATCTTGTCCGCGTGGCGCTGAAGAGGGCGGCGGGGTGA
- the ruvB gene encoding Holliday junction branch migration DNA helicase RuvB — protein sequence MTDNPILTSSRQPEDADAALRPKTLAEFVGQAAAKDNLRVFIESAKSRREAMDHTLFFGPPGLGKTTLAQIVARELGVGFRATSGPVIAKAGDLAALLTNLEHGDVLFIDEIHRLNPVVEEVLYPAMEDRALDLIIGEGPSARSVRIDLPPFTLVGATTRQGLLQTPLRDRFGIPVRLQFYTVEELEKVVTRGAGLLGIGMDKGGATEIARRARGTPRVAGRLMRRVRDFAHVAGSDVITRAIADDALTRLEVDSIGLDAQDRRYLRMIADIYKGGPVGVETLAAGLSEPRDTIEEVIEPYLIQLGLIARTARGRCLNDGGWQHLGMTPPQQGGGGPQGGLFDSPGD from the coding sequence ATGACCGATAATCCCATCCTCACCTCGTCCCGCCAGCCGGAGGACGCCGATGCGGCGCTTCGCCCGAAGACGCTGGCCGAATTTGTCGGGCAGGCGGCGGCCAAGGACAATCTTCGCGTCTTCATCGAAAGCGCCAAGTCGCGGCGCGAGGCGATGGATCATACGCTGTTCTTCGGCCCTCCCGGCCTCGGCAAGACGACGCTCGCGCAGATCGTCGCGCGCGAACTCGGCGTGGGTTTCCGCGCCACCAGCGGGCCGGTGATCGCCAAGGCGGGCGACCTTGCCGCGCTGCTGACCAATCTCGAGCATGGCGACGTGCTGTTCATCGACGAGATCCACCGCCTCAATCCGGTGGTCGAGGAAGTGCTCTACCCGGCGATGGAGGACCGCGCGCTCGACCTCATCATCGGCGAGGGGCCCTCGGCGCGTTCGGTGCGGATCGACCTGCCGCCCTTCACGCTGGTCGGCGCGACGACCCGGCAGGGCCTGCTGCAGACCCCGCTGCGCGACCGTTTCGGCATTCCCGTCAGGCTGCAGTTCTACACTGTGGAGGAACTGGAAAAGGTCGTCACCCGCGGCGCCGGCCTGCTCGGCATCGGCATGGACAAGGGCGGGGCGACCGAGATCGCCCGCCGCGCGCGCGGCACCCCGCGCGTGGCCGGGCGGCTGATGCGCCGCGTGCGCGACTTTGCCCATGTCGCGGGCTCCGACGTCATCACCCGCGCCATCGCCGACGATGCGCTGACCCGGCTGGAAGTCGATTCGATCGGCCTCGACGCGCAGGACCGGCGGTACCTGCGGATGATCGCCGACATCTACAAGGGCGGCCCGGTCGGCGTCGAGACGCTGGCGGCGGGCCTTTCCGAGCCGCGCGACACGATCGAGGAAGTGATCGAGCCCTACCTCATCCAGCTTGGCCTGATCGCCCGCACCGCGCGCGGCCGCTGCCTCAACGACGGCGGCTGGCAGCACCTCGGGATGACCCCGCCGCAGCAGGGCGGAGGCGGTCCGCAGGGCGGCCTGTTCGATTCGCCGGGGGACTGA
- a CDS encoding DMT family transporter has protein sequence MHAPAPAPRSQLMPVLAVVAGIATFSMMDAAIKGASLAVGVYSALLFRNLFGALMTFPLWLAAGRPMPSRQVLKVHALRAGITSAMAALFFYGLARIPMAEGIALSFVSPIIALYFAALLLGETIRRQAIAASLLGVVGVVVILGGKLGGGAYSGEALTGTLAVLASSVFYAVNLVLQRKQALLASPVEVAMAQNLIVTLIFLVFSPWFAVLPEVRSLGLIAAGAAFATAALLFLAWGYARAETQVLLPIEYTGFLWAALLGWLMFDEALGFATVAGTLLIVVGCWIGARNAMTST, from the coding sequence ATGCACGCGCCCGCCCCTGCCCCCCGCTCCCAGTTGATGCCCGTGCTGGCGGTCGTCGCGGGGATCGCCACGTTCAGCATGATGGACGCCGCCATCAAGGGCGCCTCGCTGGCGGTCGGCGTCTATAGCGCGCTGCTGTTTCGCAATCTTTTCGGCGCCTTGATGACGTTCCCGCTCTGGCTCGCCGCCGGCCGGCCAATGCCCAGCCGCCAGGTCCTCAAGGTCCATGCCCTGCGCGCGGGCATCACTTCGGCGATGGCCGCACTCTTTTTCTATGGCCTTGCACGAATTCCTATGGCCGAGGGAATCGCGCTCTCGTTCGTCTCGCCGATCATCGCCCTCTATTTCGCGGCGCTGCTGCTGGGCGAGACGATCCGCCGCCAGGCCATTGCCGCCTCGCTGCTCGGCGTGGTCGGCGTCGTGGTGATTCTCGGCGGAAAACTGGGCGGCGGCGCCTATTCGGGCGAGGCGCTGACCGGAACCCTGGCCGTGCTGGCCTCCTCGGTCTTCTATGCGGTGAACCTCGTGCTCCAGCGCAAGCAGGCACTGCTGGCCAGCCCGGTCGAGGTAGCGATGGCGCAGAACCTCATCGTCACGCTGATTTTCCTCGTTTTCTCACCGTGGTTCGCAGTCCTGCCCGAGGTCCGCAGTCTTGGCCTGATCGCCGCCGGCGCCGCCTTTGCCACCGCCGCCCTGCTGTTCCTCGCCTGGGGCTATGCCCGCGCCGAAACGCAAGTGCTGCTGCCGATCGAGTACACCGGTTTCCTCTGGGCCGCGCTGCTCGGCTGGCTGATGTTCGACGAGGCGCTGGGTTTCGCCACGGTTGCGGGCACATTGCTGATCGTTGTCGGCTGCTGGATTGGTGCAAGAAACGCAATGACCTCGACGTAG
- the acnA gene encoding aconitate hydratase AcnA has translation MTQVGQDTLGTRSTMTVGDKQVAYYSLKKASEKLGDISRLPFSMKVLLENLLRFEDGGFTVSTDHVQAVVDWQKNPVTGEEIQYRPARVLLQDFTGVPCVVDLAAMRDAIAKLGGDTSKINPLVPVNLVIDHSVMVDEFGHPKAFEENVEIEYQRNMERYDFLKWGSKSLANFYAVPPGTGICHQVNLENIAKSVWTSEDQNGETVAYPDTCVGTDSHTTMVNGLGVLGWGVGGIEAEAAMLGQPVSMLIPEVVGFKFTGELKEGVTATDLVLTCTAMLRKHGVVGRFVEYFGPGLASLSLADRATLANMAPEYGATCGFFGIDDKTLDYLRLTGREEEQIALVEAYAKEQGFWMEAGAADPIFSSTLELDISTVVPSLAGPKRPQDWVALPDVDDVFNKDMAETYKKSATRVPVEGKDFDIGDGDVMIAAITSCTNTSNPSVLVAAGLVAKKADELGLKPKPWVKTSLAPGSQVVTDYLNKAGLQSHLDNIGFNLVGYGCTTCIGNSGPLAEPISKAINENGLVASAVISGNRNFEGRVSPDVRANFLASPPLVVAYALKGTVVEDFTTTPIGVSKDGTDVFLKDIWPTNNEVAETMATCMDRPMFQARYADVYKGDKHWQAINVTGSETYSWRAGSTYVANPPYFEGLEMTPAPVNDIIEAKPLLILGDSITTDHISPAGSIKADSPAGQWLMEHQVAKADFNSYGSRRGHHEVMMRGTFANIRIRNEMVPGIEGGMSRFGEEVLPVYDVAQKYKEQGTPMVVVAGKEYGTGSSRDWAAKGTNLLGVRAVIVESFERIHRSNLVGMGVLPLQFKDGDTRQTLGLTGDDAFTILGVASLKPRQDVEVQVTRPDGSTFTFTALCRIDTANEVEYFNNGGILQYVLRKLAA, from the coding sequence ATGACCCAGGTCGGACAGGATACGCTCGGTACCCGCAGCACCATGACGGTCGGCGACAAGCAAGTTGCCTACTACTCTCTCAAGAAGGCTTCCGAGAAGCTGGGCGACATCAGCCGCCTGCCGTTCTCGATGAAGGTGCTGCTGGAAAACCTGCTGCGCTTCGAAGACGGCGGCTTCACCGTCTCGACCGACCACGTCCAGGCGGTGGTCGACTGGCAGAAGAACCCCGTCACCGGTGAGGAAATCCAGTACCGCCCGGCGCGCGTCCTGCTTCAGGACTTCACCGGCGTGCCTTGCGTGGTCGACCTTGCCGCGATGCGCGACGCGATCGCCAAGCTCGGCGGCGACACCAGCAAGATCAACCCGCTGGTCCCCGTGAACCTCGTGATCGACCACTCGGTCATGGTTGACGAATTCGGTCACCCCAAGGCGTTCGAAGAGAACGTGGAGATCGAATACCAGCGCAACATGGAGCGTTACGACTTCCTCAAGTGGGGCTCCAAGTCGCTCGCCAACTTCTACGCGGTTCCCCCGGGCACCGGCATCTGCCACCAGGTGAACCTGGAAAACATCGCCAAGTCGGTGTGGACCAGCGAAGACCAGAACGGTGAAACCGTTGCCTATCCCGACACCTGCGTCGGCACCGACAGCCACACCACCATGGTCAACGGCCTGGGCGTGCTGGGCTGGGGCGTCGGCGGCATCGAGGCGGAAGCCGCGATGCTCGGCCAGCCGGTCTCGATGCTGATCCCCGAAGTCGTCGGCTTCAAGTTCACCGGCGAGCTGAAGGAAGGCGTCACCGCCACCGACCTCGTGCTGACCTGCACCGCGATGCTGCGCAAGCACGGCGTGGTCGGCCGCTTCGTCGAATACTTCGGCCCCGGCCTGGCCTCGCTGTCGCTGGCCGACCGTGCGACGCTCGCCAATATGGCCCCGGAATACGGCGCCACCTGCGGCTTCTTCGGTATCGACGACAAGACCCTCGACTACCTGCGCCTCACCGGCCGCGAGGAAGAGCAGATCGCCCTCGTCGAAGCCTATGCCAAGGAACAGGGCTTCTGGATGGAAGCCGGCGCTGCCGATCCGATCTTCTCCTCGACCCTCGAACTCGACATCTCGACCGTCGTGCCCTCGCTCGCCGGTCCGAAGCGTCCGCAGGACTGGGTTGCCCTTCCCGACGTCGACGACGTGTTCAACAAGGACATGGCCGAGACCTACAAGAAGTCGGCCACCCGCGTCCCCGTCGAAGGCAAGGACTTCGACATCGGTGACGGCGACGTCATGATCGCCGCCATCACCAGCTGCACCAACACCTCGAACCCGAGCGTGCTGGTCGCCGCCGGTCTCGTCGCCAAGAAGGCCGACGAGCTGGGCCTCAAGCCCAAGCCCTGGGTCAAGACCTCGCTCGCCCCCGGTTCGCAGGTCGTCACCGACTACCTCAACAAGGCCGGCCTGCAGTCGCACCTCGACAACATCGGCTTCAACCTCGTCGGTTACGGCTGCACCACCTGCATCGGCAACTCGGGCCCGCTCGCCGAACCGATCTCGAAGGCGATCAACGAGAACGGCCTGGTCGCCAGCGCCGTCATCTCGGGCAACCGCAACTTCGAAGGCCGCGTCTCGCCGGACGTGCGCGCCAACTTCCTGGCCTCGCCGCCGCTGGTCGTTGCCTACGCCCTGAAGGGCACCGTGGTGGAAGACTTCACCACCACCCCGATCGGCGTCAGCAAGGACGGCACCGACGTGTTCCTCAAGGACATCTGGCCGACCAACAACGAAGTGGCCGAAACCATGGCCACCTGCATGGACCGCCCGATGTTCCAGGCCCGCTATGCCGACGTCTACAAGGGCGACAAGCACTGGCAGGCGATCAACGTCACCGGTTCGGAAACCTACTCGTGGCGCGCCGGTTCGACCTACGTCGCCAACCCGCCGTACTTCGAAGGCCTGGAAATGACCCCGGCGCCGGTGAACGACATCATCGAGGCGAAGCCCCTGCTGATCCTCGGCGATTCGATCACCACCGACCACATCTCGCCGGCCGGCTCGATCAAGGCCGACAGCCCGGCAGGCCAGTGGCTGATGGAGCACCAGGTCGCCAAGGCGGACTTCAACTCCTACGGTTCGCGCCGTGGCCACCACGAAGTCATGATGCGCGGCACTTTCGCCAACATCCGCATCCGCAACGAAATGGTCCCCGGCATCGAAGGCGGCATGAGCCGCTTCGGTGAAGAGGTTCTGCCGGTCTACGACGTCGCGCAGAAGTACAAGGAGCAGGGCACGCCGATGGTGGTCGTGGCCGGCAAGGAGTACGGCACCGGTTCGTCGCGCGACTGGGCGGCCAAGGGCACCAACCTGCTCGGCGTGCGCGCCGTGATCGTCGAGAGCTTCGAGCGTATCCACCGTTCGAACCTGGTCGGCATGGGCGTGCTGCCGCTGCAGTTCAAGGATGGCGACACCCGCCAGACCCTGGGCCTGACCGGCGACGACGCCTTCACGATCCTGGGCGTTGCCAGCCTCAAGCCGCGCCAGGACGTGGAAGTCCAGGTGACCCGTCCGGACGGCTCGACCTTCACCTTCACCGCGCTGTGCCGCATCGATACCGCCAACGAAGTGGAATACTTCAACAACGGCGGCATCCTGCAGTACGTGCTGCGCAAGCTGGCCGCCTAA